In one Pirellulales bacterium genomic region, the following are encoded:
- a CDS encoding sigma-54 dependent transcriptional regulator, with the protein MAKILIVDDEPNVLRAFEELLPRRGHYVDAVRGAEDAMSRLKDADCDLVILDICLPGMNGLDALARIKQLQPTLPVIVMTGQSTTNTAIEATKRGAFDYQLKPFEPAEMLQTIAKALEAARLMKGHLALGPETIEPSTDAIVGQSSPMQQLYKAIGRVAQTDATVLIRGESGTGKELVARAIYEHSVRRHSPLVVINCAAIPETLLESELFGYEPGAFTGAVTRRIGKFEQADGGSIFLDEIGDIPLMVQAKILRVLQDRTFQRLGGNETIQADVRVLCATNRDLEKSIAAGDFRDDLYHRLNVVTIHVPPLRERRDDIPCLVDYFLARSSRAAHVERPPLAPDALESLMKYSWPGNVRELEHLVQRLIIFSGGYTIQAHDLPWAQTPAAMHDLNEDSCRQLVRTYLDSCRSDRAYLDLVEKIERLLIAEALRRCQGNQTHAAQLLGLPRPTLHARLQKFGLDARGG; encoded by the coding sequence ATGGCCAAAATCCTTATTGTTGACGATGAACCGAATGTCCTCCGGGCATTTGAGGAACTGCTTCCAAGACGAGGGCACTATGTTGACGCCGTCCGAGGCGCCGAAGATGCGATGAGCCGGCTGAAGGACGCCGATTGCGACTTGGTCATTTTGGACATCTGCTTGCCTGGGATGAACGGTCTGGATGCTCTCGCCCGGATCAAGCAGCTTCAACCGACTTTACCCGTCATAGTCATGACCGGACAAAGCACCACCAACACCGCGATCGAGGCCACGAAGCGCGGAGCATTCGACTACCAACTGAAACCATTCGAGCCGGCAGAAATGCTCCAGACAATTGCCAAGGCGTTGGAAGCGGCTCGGCTGATGAAAGGCCACCTCGCCTTGGGCCCCGAGACAATCGAGCCATCGACCGACGCAATCGTCGGCCAGAGCTCGCCCATGCAGCAACTCTACAAGGCGATCGGACGCGTGGCTCAGACTGATGCAACTGTGCTCATCCGCGGGGAATCCGGCACGGGAAAAGAACTCGTGGCCAGGGCGATCTATGAGCATAGCGTGAGGAGGCATTCGCCATTGGTCGTCATTAACTGTGCGGCCATTCCGGAGACCCTCTTGGAAAGCGAGTTGTTCGGGTACGAGCCAGGTGCGTTCACCGGCGCCGTGACGCGGCGGATCGGAAAGTTCGAGCAAGCAGATGGCGGTTCGATTTTTCTTGATGAGATCGGCGACATCCCGCTCATGGTCCAGGCGAAGATCCTGCGAGTCCTACAAGACCGGACTTTTCAGCGGCTGGGCGGCAATGAAACAATTCAGGCGGATGTGCGAGTGCTGTGCGCCACCAATCGCGACCTGGAAAAGTCCATCGCCGCCGGTGATTTTCGCGACGATCTCTACCACCGCCTTAACGTCGTTACGATCCACGTGCCGCCCCTGCGGGAGCGGCGCGATGACATTCCTTGTCTCGTCGATTATTTTCTGGCTCGTTCTTCACGAGCAGCCCACGTCGAGAGACCGCCGCTCGCGCCAGACGCGCTGGAGTCGCTTATGAAATACTCTTGGCCAGGGAACGTGCGTGAGTTGGAACATTTGGTTCAACGGCTGATCATTTTCAGCGGGGGGTACACAATTCAGGCTCACGATCTCCCTTGGGCCCAAACTCCAGCCGCGATGCACGATTTGAACGAGGATTCATGCCGGCAACTCGTACGAACCTATCTCGACTCGTGCAGAAGCGATCGGGCCTACCTGGACTTGGTTGAAAAGATTGAACGGCTCTTGATCGCGGAGGCCCTGCGGCGGTGCCAGGGCAATCAAACGCACGCCGCCCAATTGCTGGGACTGCCTCGCCCAACGCTGCATGCCAGGTTGCAGAAGTTCGGGCTCGATGCTCGCGGCGGCTAG
- a CDS encoding efflux RND transporter periplasmic adaptor subunit yields MTAGRNRPWIGEKPIVFYGLAAVATIAGAIVVAGLAGCSGGNVAAQATDGTKQSPATVVESANSSRADGPATGDNVITVETIRPKRNPQGFVRSEKQPAYVEGYYTADLMARVPGTVKFIQKNIGDTVKEGELLVELDAPDLVQELTQKSAAVLGADQDFKAAQVNLLVAQASAKSARSLIKESEAAEARAAALKKFHEEEYERYKVLAQRDAVVANVLDEKLRDLEAAAADYQTAQAATDTAKARAEEFSAKVDAARVDIDVKKARVATAQADRDHAQAMVDFTRIRAPFDGLIASRKVDPGSFVQNASTGNPTPMLRVVRTDIVTLVTWVPEKCAPFVDKNTEAIIQLNALEDQEIHTKITRYSHWLDPDKSRDMRVEVDFDNKDDRLKPGMYGDMTLLLEDFSKSRLVPAGAVFASGDHSYIFEVRDGRAVRVPVRVQFEDGVQAKIVKMIRSTDPKTGRPVENYEELTDRDQIVRSGQGELADGQPVKVVAAD; encoded by the coding sequence ATGACTGCTGGGCGAAATCGTCCTTGGATCGGTGAGAAGCCGATCGTTTTCTACGGCTTGGCCGCCGTAGCGACAATTGCAGGGGCAATCGTCGTTGCAGGCTTAGCGGGTTGCTCTGGCGGGAACGTCGCTGCGCAGGCAACCGACGGCACCAAGCAATCACCGGCAACTGTCGTCGAAAGCGCCAATTCATCGCGCGCCGACGGCCCAGCTACCGGCGACAACGTCATCACGGTCGAAACGATTCGGCCGAAGCGCAATCCGCAGGGATTCGTTCGATCCGAAAAGCAGCCGGCCTACGTGGAAGGGTACTACACCGCCGATCTGATGGCCCGCGTTCCCGGCACCGTCAAATTCATTCAAAAGAATATCGGCGACACGGTGAAAGAGGGAGAATTGCTGGTCGAGTTGGACGCCCCAGATTTGGTTCAGGAGTTGACTCAAAAGTCGGCCGCGGTCCTCGGCGCCGACCAGGACTTTAAGGCAGCCCAAGTGAATCTGCTCGTGGCTCAGGCCTCGGCTAAATCCGCCCGCTCGCTCATCAAAGAGAGCGAAGCGGCTGAAGCTCGTGCGGCAGCGCTGAAAAAATTCCACGAGGAGGAATATGAACGCTATAAGGTGCTAGCACAAAGGGATGCTGTCGTCGCCAACGTCTTGGATGAAAAGCTGCGGGATTTGGAGGCGGCGGCGGCCGACTATCAGACAGCCCAAGCTGCCACCGACACGGCCAAGGCGAGGGCCGAAGAGTTTTCCGCCAAAGTGGATGCAGCACGAGTCGATATAGACGTTAAGAAGGCTCGGGTTGCGACCGCGCAAGCGGACCGCGACCACGCCCAAGCCATGGTGGATTTCACCAGGATTCGGGCTCCCTTTGATGGACTGATTGCCTCGCGAAAAGTCGACCCGGGATCGTTCGTGCAGAACGCGAGCACGGGCAATCCGACCCCAATGCTCCGGGTAGTGCGCACCGACATCGTGACGCTCGTCACATGGGTGCCCGAAAAATGCGCTCCCTTCGTCGACAAGAATACTGAAGCGATTATCCAACTGAATGCCTTGGAGGATCAGGAAATTCACACGAAGATCACGCGCTATTCGCATTGGCTCGATCCGGACAAATCGCGCGACATGCGAGTCGAGGTGGATTTCGACAACAAGGATGACCGGCTGAAGCCGGGCATGTATGGAGATATGACGCTGCTGCTCGAGGATTTCAGTAAGTCGCGGCTCGTGCCCGCCGGGGCTGTATTCGCTTCGGGCGATCATTCGTACATTTTTGAGGTGCGGGACGGGCGCGCCGTTCGCGTTCCAGTCCGCGTGCAATTCGAAGACGGAGTGCAGGCCAAGATTGTCAAGATGATTCGGTCGACCGATCCTAAAACGGGACGCCCCGTCGAGAACTATGAGGAGCTGACCGATCGAGATCAAATCGTTCGCAGCGGGCAGGGAGAGCTTGCAGACGGCCAGCCGGTAAAGGTCGTCGCGGCGGATTGA
- a CDS encoding universal stress protein, producing MPKTILHPTDFSDCSNCALQIAADLATKYGSQIFVLHVVETLGPANVTFGEVGNQLEPEGYRDRLWAELRKMKPLGPPESSIDYLLVEGDPARGIEQVAEQRHCDLIVMGTHGHRGLERFFMGSVAEHVVRKAACAVVTVKLPRAAVS from the coding sequence TTGCCGAAAACCATCTTGCACCCGACCGATTTTTCGGATTGCTCGAACTGCGCGCTGCAAATCGCAGCCGATCTGGCGACCAAGTATGGGTCGCAAATCTTCGTGCTGCACGTTGTCGAGACGCTCGGCCCCGCTAACGTCACGTTCGGCGAAGTTGGGAACCAGCTCGAACCCGAAGGTTATCGGGACCGGTTGTGGGCGGAACTTCGCAAAATGAAACCTCTCGGGCCTCCCGAAAGCTCGATCGATTATCTGTTGGTTGAAGGGGACCCAGCAAGAGGGATCGAGCAGGTCGCCGAACAACGGCACTGTGATCTGATAGTTATGGGCACGCATGGTCATCGGGGATTAGAGCGGTTTTTCATGGGAAGCGTCGCCGAGCACGTTGTCCGCAAAGCGGCGTGCGCGGTTGTGACCGTGAAGTTGCCGCGGGCAGCGGTGTCATGA
- a CDS encoding response regulator yields MRSILFADDNKNIREFCKQELEDEGYRVLLARDGAEAARLVQKEHIDLAILDINMPIVNGFEAAQRIKAIAPTIPIMFFTAHDEDCVRDHRSRLAAACVEKTDDLAELKQIADRLLTNRDGTEPFRSGLPPTTMSANCP; encoded by the coding sequence ATGAGAAGCATCCTCTTCGCCGACGACAACAAGAACATACGCGAATTCTGCAAACAAGAGCTTGAGGACGAGGGATACCGCGTTCTTCTGGCTCGCGACGGGGCGGAGGCGGCCCGTCTTGTGCAAAAGGAGCATATCGATTTGGCGATTCTCGATATTAATATGCCGATCGTGAATGGATTCGAAGCCGCTCAGCGAATCAAAGCCATCGCCCCTACGATTCCAATCATGTTCTTTACGGCACATGATGAAGATTGTGTGCGGGACCATCGCAGCCGGCTGGCCGCGGCCTGCGTTGAGAAGACCGACGACCTTGCCGAGTTGAAGCAGATAGCCGACAGGCTCTTGACGAATCGTGACGGGACTGAGCCATTTCGGTCAGGATTGCCGCCGACGACCATGTCCGCAAATTGCCCATGA
- the csrA gene encoding carbon storage regulator CsrA — protein MLVLTRKANESIVIGSVIQIQVLKIENGKVKLGFSAPPDVLIRRTEIPERMQSSDGVTSCLSDKKGCP, from the coding sequence GTGCTAGTGCTTACTCGCAAGGCAAACGAAAGCATCGTTATTGGCTCGGTGATCCAGATTCAAGTGCTGAAGATCGAGAACGGCAAGGTCAAACTCGGATTCTCGGCGCCCCCGGACGTGCTGATCCGACGCACGGAAATTCCCGAGCGAATGCAGTCGAGCGATGGTGTGACCTCGTGCTTGAGCGACAAGAAGGGTTGTCCGTGA
- a CDS encoding efflux RND transporter permease subunit: MWIIRTALKSPYAVTVMALLILVMGVLSISRIAVDILPVFKAPAVQVMTYFSGMPTASVEKTITNRIERWTNQATGCQRVESKSTLGVSVVRLYFQDDIDPNGALTQVNSLALGTLPTLPPNTLPPVVQPFDPTGTLPLGVLTVSSPSNSGLDETALKDLARIEIRNMLGGVKGVVAPAVFGGKDRTILVYVNPQELQARHLSPLDVVDALGRQNLMVTPGVAKFGGYEFQLDSNAMVSAVDELNQIPIRTDPGNRVYLSDIGYAKDASAIQTALVRINGRRQVYVPIYRQQGASTLTVVDGVKNEIPRMMSILKAEGKDVQLDLVMDQSVSVREAITSLIHEGVIGAFLVSAMILIFLGNGRMTLIATLSIPLAILCSLVGLFATGNTINAMTLGGLALAIGPLVDNAIVVLENTHRHHTLGKSRIAAAFDGAAEVTTPVLVATLATIIVLCPIALMPGMGGFLFRPLTLAVAFAMLASFFLSQTLVPALCAKWLGGHAHPGDEHQTKGWGQRIHHRIELVIQFVTRRYERVLAMALRHRAPVLIGVGLLFCGSLALLLGIGREFFPQIDAGQITLYLRTPSGTNLEAAEQRVSEVEQFLKDYIPTDERKMIISELGLVPDWSAAYTADSGTQDCTIKVQLSDERTKSAQEYAIALRHAFDENRKFSDLRISFDTGGMVSAALNYGASSPIDVQIEGGSFKDALALAQHVRDNVTGIRGAADVHIQQRLDAPQRIIVVDRKKAADAGLDLAQVINQVATAMNSSVSIKRNFWIDYKSGNQYFVGVQYPENPSQRLEDVLDIPATGTIRMHPVKLGSLVTIEPSSAPVEVNHVSLARVFDVQVNTENRDIGGVSGEIQSRLKSLQLAQWQQEVKNGNKMPDVLENQGLLFPNGMRINVRGEYGRMVESFGSLGFGLAMASVLVYLLLVVLFRSFLTPFIIMFAVPLGLIGVLAMLFITHTTLNVQSSMGVIFMVGIVVANGVLLVDFANKQRRLGASVQGAITTAASIRFRPIIMTFLATFLDLLPMAIGLGRGSEANVPLARAVVGGLLTSTVLTLIVVPIIYTLLVRDSTRPETDVDAELSESDFAAQLRIPAAVPVGSTRS; encoded by the coding sequence ATGTGGATCATCCGAACTGCCCTGAAGAGCCCATACGCCGTCACGGTGATGGCGCTGTTGATCCTCGTGATGGGCGTCCTCTCCATCAGTCGGATCGCAGTCGATATTCTGCCGGTCTTCAAAGCGCCTGCGGTCCAGGTGATGACCTACTTCTCGGGGATGCCCACCGCATCCGTCGAGAAAACCATCACCAACCGCATCGAGCGCTGGACCAATCAGGCGACCGGCTGTCAACGCGTGGAATCGAAATCGACGCTGGGGGTGAGCGTCGTGCGGCTCTACTTCCAGGACGACATCGACCCCAACGGCGCGCTGACCCAGGTGAATTCGCTGGCCTTGGGCACTCTGCCCACTTTGCCTCCCAATACTCTGCCGCCGGTGGTGCAGCCGTTCGATCCGACTGGCACTTTGCCTTTGGGAGTCCTGACGGTCAGCAGCCCGAGCAATTCGGGATTGGACGAGACGGCACTGAAGGACTTAGCCCGTATCGAGATTCGCAATATGCTCGGCGGGGTCAAGGGGGTGGTGGCGCCGGCTGTGTTCGGCGGCAAGGACCGCACGATCCTGGTGTACGTGAATCCCCAGGAATTGCAGGCCCGCCATCTGTCGCCGCTGGACGTGGTCGATGCGCTGGGGCGGCAGAATCTTATGGTCACGCCTGGCGTGGCGAAGTTCGGCGGCTACGAATTCCAACTCGATTCCAACGCCATGGTCAGTGCGGTCGACGAATTGAACCAAATCCCAATCCGAACCGATCCAGGCAATCGAGTGTATCTCTCCGACATCGGCTATGCCAAAGACGCCAGCGCCATTCAAACGGCGCTCGTGCGGATCAACGGCCGCCGCCAAGTTTACGTCCCGATCTATCGCCAGCAAGGGGCCAGTACGCTCACGGTCGTCGATGGCGTGAAAAACGAAATCCCGCGCATGATGTCGATTCTCAAGGCCGAAGGCAAGGACGTGCAATTGGACCTGGTGATGGATCAGTCCGTCTCCGTGCGGGAGGCCATTACGAGCCTGATCCACGAGGGAGTGATTGGGGCCTTTCTGGTCTCGGCCATGATCTTGATCTTCCTGGGTAACGGCCGGATGACTTTGATCGCCACCTTGTCGATTCCGCTGGCGATTCTCTGCTCGCTGGTGGGACTGTTTGCGACCGGCAACACGATCAACGCCATGACGTTGGGAGGGCTAGCCCTAGCCATTGGCCCGCTTGTGGATAATGCGATCGTGGTGCTCGAGAATACGCACCGCCACCACACGTTGGGCAAGTCGCGAATCGCGGCGGCGTTCGATGGAGCGGCGGAGGTGACGACTCCCGTGCTCGTGGCCACGCTGGCGACGATCATCGTGCTTTGCCCGATCGCCTTGATGCCGGGGATGGGCGGATTCCTTTTCCGCCCGTTGACGCTGGCGGTCGCCTTCGCGATGCTGGCCTCGTTTTTTCTTTCACAGACGCTCGTGCCGGCTCTCTGTGCCAAATGGTTGGGGGGCCATGCACATCCGGGCGACGAGCATCAAACGAAAGGTTGGGGGCAGCGGATCCATCATCGAATCGAATTGGTGATCCAATTCGTTACGCGGCGATATGAACGCGTGCTGGCGATGGCGCTACGGCATCGCGCGCCGGTGCTGATCGGCGTGGGGCTGCTTTTCTGCGGCTCGCTCGCGCTGCTCTTGGGAATCGGTCGGGAATTCTTCCCGCAGATCGACGCCGGGCAGATCACGCTCTATCTGCGCACGCCCTCGGGCACCAACCTGGAAGCGGCTGAGCAACGGGTGAGTGAGGTCGAGCAATTCCTCAAAGACTACATCCCGACTGACGAGCGGAAGATGATCATCTCCGAACTCGGATTGGTTCCAGATTGGTCGGCCGCTTACACGGCGGATTCGGGAACCCAAGACTGCACCATCAAGGTCCAGCTCAGCGACGAGCGGACAAAGAGCGCTCAGGAATACGCCATCGCTCTACGACATGCGTTCGACGAGAATCGAAAATTCAGCGACCTGCGGATTAGCTTCGACACCGGCGGCATGGTCTCGGCGGCACTGAATTATGGGGCCTCTTCGCCGATCGACGTGCAGATCGAGGGGGGCAGCTTCAAAGACGCCCTCGCCCTGGCGCAGCATGTTCGCGACAACGTGACTGGCATCCGCGGAGCCGCCGACGTCCACATCCAACAGCGGCTCGATGCCCCGCAACGGATTATCGTCGTCGATAGAAAGAAAGCCGCCGACGCCGGACTCGATCTCGCGCAGGTCATCAACCAAGTGGCCACGGCGATGAATTCCAGCGTCTCGATCAAGCGGAACTTTTGGATAGACTACAAGTCCGGCAATCAATACTTCGTCGGCGTGCAGTACCCCGAGAATCCAAGCCAGCGGCTGGAAGATGTTCTCGACATCCCAGCCACAGGCACCATCCGGATGCATCCGGTTAAATTGGGAAGCTTGGTTACGATTGAGCCGAGCAGCGCTCCAGTCGAAGTGAACCACGTCAGTCTGGCGCGCGTGTTCGATGTGCAGGTGAACACCGAGAACCGCGATATCGGCGGCGTGTCGGGCGAGATTCAAAGCCGGCTCAAGAGTCTTCAACTCGCGCAATGGCAACAGGAGGTGAAAAACGGCAACAAGATGCCCGACGTGCTTGAGAACCAAGGATTGCTTTTTCCCAACGGCATGCGGATCAATGTTCGCGGGGAATATGGGCGGATGGTCGAGTCGTTCGGCAGCCTCGGTTTCGGCTTAGCAATGGCTTCAGTTTTGGTCTACCTGCTGCTGGTCGTGCTGTTCCGCTCATTTTTGACTCCGTTCATCATTATGTTCGCCGTTCCGTTGGGGTTGATCGGCGTGTTGGCGATGTTATTTATCACGCACACGACGCTCAACGTGCAGTCGAGCATGGGCGTAATATTTATGGTGGGCATCGTCGTGGCCAACGGCGTCCTGCTGGTCGATTTCGCGAACAAGCAGCGCCGCTTGGGGGCGTCGGTTCAGGGCGCTATCACTACCGCCGCCAGCATCCGCTTTCGCCCGATCATCATGACCTTCTTGGCGACGTTTCTCGACCTGCTGCCGATGGCGATTGGCCTGGGGCGCGGAAGCGAGGCCAACGTGCCTTTGGCGCGGGCCGTTGTCGGCGGCTTGCTCACCTCCACAGTCCTTACTCTGATCGTCGTCCCTATTATTTACACGCTACTGGTTCGCGATTCGACAAGGCCAGAGACCGACGTTGACGCCGAATTGTCAGAATCCGATTTCGCGGCTCAACTCAGGATTCCAGCAGCGGTTCCCGTAGGATCAACCCGTTCATGA